In a single window of the Orcinus orca chromosome 9, mOrcOrc1.1, whole genome shotgun sequence genome:
- the SNX10 gene encoding sorting nexin-10 isoform X3: MDAILTNSMCFTMKTSCVRRRYREFVWLRQRLQSNALLVQLPELPSKNLFFNMNNRQHVDQRRQGLEDFLRKVLQNALLLSDSSLHLFLQSHLNSEDIEACVSGQTKYSVEEAIHKFALMNRRFPEEEEEGKKENDIDYDSESSSSGVGHSSDDSSSHGCKMSTALQES, encoded by the exons ATGGATGCTATATTG aCCAATAGCATGTGTTTTACAATGAAGACATCCTGTGTACGAAGAAGATACAGAGAATTTGTGTGGCTGAGGCAGAGACTCCAAAGTAATGCATTACTGGT aCAACTGCCAGAACTTCCATCTAAAAACCTATTTTTCAACATGAACAATCGCCAGCATGTAGATCAACGCCGTCAGGGTTTGGAAGATTTCCTCCGAAA gGTCCTACAGAATGCACTTCTGCTTTCAGATAGCAGCCTTCACCTCTTCCTGCAAAGCCATCTGAATTCAGAAGACATCGAGGCATGTGTTTCCGGGCAGACTAAGTACTCCGTAGAAGAAGCAATTCACAAGTTTGCCTTGATGAACAGACGTTtccctgaagaagaagaagaaggaaaaaaagaaaatgatatagatTATGATTCAGAAAG ttCATCCTCCGGGGTTGGACATAGTAGTGATGACAGCAGTTCACACGGATGTAAAATGAGCACAGCTCTGCAGGaatcctga
- the SNX10 gene encoding sorting nexin-10 isoform X2: MFPEQQKEEFVSVWVRDPRIQKEDFWHSYIDYEICIHTNSMCFTMKTSCVRRRYREFVWLRQRLQSNALLVQLPELPSKNLFFNMNNRQHVDQRRQGLEDFLRKVLQNALLLSDSSLHLFLQSHLNSEDIEACVSGQTKYSVEEAIHKFALMNRRFPEEEEEGKKENDIDYDSESSSSGVGHSSDDSSSHGCKMSTALQES, from the exons GAATTTGTAAGTGTTTGGGTTCGAGATCCTAGGATTCAGAAGGAGGACTTCTGGCATTCTTATATTGACTATGAGATATGTATTCAT aCCAATAGCATGTGTTTTACAATGAAGACATCCTGTGTACGAAGAAGATACAGAGAATTTGTGTGGCTGAGGCAGAGACTCCAAAGTAATGCATTACTGGT aCAACTGCCAGAACTTCCATCTAAAAACCTATTTTTCAACATGAACAATCGCCAGCATGTAGATCAACGCCGTCAGGGTTTGGAAGATTTCCTCCGAAA gGTCCTACAGAATGCACTTCTGCTTTCAGATAGCAGCCTTCACCTCTTCCTGCAAAGCCATCTGAATTCAGAAGACATCGAGGCATGTGTTTCCGGGCAGACTAAGTACTCCGTAGAAGAAGCAATTCACAAGTTTGCCTTGATGAACAGACGTTtccctgaagaagaagaagaaggaaaaaaagaaaatgatatagatTATGATTCAGAAAG ttCATCCTCCGGGGTTGGACATAGTAGTGATGACAGCAGTTCACACGGATGTAAAATGAGCACAGCTCTGCAGGaatcctga